Proteins co-encoded in one Deltaproteobacteria bacterium genomic window:
- a CDS encoding NAD-dependent epimerase/dehydratase family protein — translation MTTCLITGGAGFIGSHLVELCLGRGYRTLVLDDLSTGKKENLPLGHPDLTLIEGDIRDRVLLREIREANPDLTYLFHLAAIASVTKSMEDPILTHEVNFQGTLFLLDTFRKSLLKKIVYASSAAVYGANPNLPLQEESLPKPQSLYGVDKLGGEHLLKVFNDSFHLPTVSCRFFNVFGERQDPSSPYSGVISLFFARAVERKKGSDSRITIFGDGKQTRDFIYVKDVASALLFLAESKNIRGDVFNIGYGRKITILDLARKVQETLGVDIDIRFEAPREGDVRHSLADVRKLEGAGFTFSHDFETGLRRLAEFLVAKAD, via the coding sequence ATGACAACATGCCTGATCACCGGGGGCGCGGGATTCATCGGCTCACACCTGGTTGAACTCTGCCTTGGAAGAGGATATCGAACCCTGGTGCTCGACGACCTTTCGACGGGGAAAAAAGAGAATCTTCCCCTGGGTCACCCGGACCTCACCCTTATTGAAGGGGATATCAGGGACAGGGTACTTCTCCGTGAAATCCGGGAGGCCAATCCCGATCTGACCTATCTGTTTCATCTGGCCGCCATTGCCTCTGTCACTAAATCCATGGAAGACCCCATCCTTACCCATGAAGTCAATTTCCAAGGAACCCTTTTTCTTCTGGACACATTCCGGAAGTCTCTTCTCAAAAAAATCGTTTATGCGAGCTCGGCAGCCGTTTACGGCGCCAATCCCAATCTGCCCCTTCAGGAGGAATCTCTCCCCAAGCCTCAAAGTCTTTACGGTGTGGACAAGCTGGGGGGAGAACACCTTTTAAAGGTGTTCAACGATTCCTTTCACCTGCCCACGGTCTCCTGCCGTTTTTTCAACGTGTTCGGCGAAAGGCAGGATCCCTCCTCCCCTTATTCCGGAGTCATCTCCCTCTTTTTCGCCCGGGCCGTTGAACGCAAAAAGGGAAGTGATTCCCGAATCACCATTTTCGGCGACGGAAAACAGACAAGGGATTTCATCTATGTGAAAGACGTCGCCTCCGCCCTCCTCTTTCTGGCTGAGTCGAAAAACATCAGGGGCGATGTTTTCAATATCGGGTACGGGCGGAAGATCACCATCCTGGACCTTGCCCGGAAGGTCCAAGAAACCCTTGGAGTCGACATTGATATCAGGTTCGAGGCCCCGAGGGAGGGGGATGTTCGCCATTCCCTCGCGGATGTCCGGAAGTTGGAAGGCGCCGGATTCACCTTCTCCCACGATTTTGAAACGGGACTAAGGCGACTGGCGGAGTTCCTTGTCGCCAAGGCCGATTAA
- a CDS encoding AsmA family protein has translation MIKTLKRMGIIIGGLIVLLILILLVAPVFIDIQKYKPRIEQGVAKATGRSFSIGGDLDLSLFPWAGISLTDLRMGNPEGFKEGDFLTIKSFDIRVKLLPLLFKDIQIKRFIINGPKLFLERRKDGRANWEGIGKGKGTPSPGGEERQKKGPEGPVEGLPIKGLAVGKFSVSDGELLWVDRASGGLHEIKELALELKDVSLDRPLGLSFSAIADGKPISIKGKLGPLGKEPGKGLLSLDLVVQALEELDMTLKGTVRDAVAERPQLDLALQIRPFSPRKLAAALGEAFPVNTRDPEALNSIGLSMLVKGDPRNLSISDGNLSLDQSKIVFSANVRDLSRPDLQFTVSIDKIDVDRYLPSQGDGTGGGEKKALPQGKGREKTDYGPLRRLVLDGEIRIGELKIKGATLKNVRIKVKGRNGLYTVDPFTFKAYQGNMVSKASLDVRGDVPRTRLKLEGRDFQVRPLLSDVLGKDFLEGTTHAVLDLSMVGDKADQIKRTLKGKGNLRFMNGAIVGVDLSGMVQNIKAAFGLAKRDRNTPRTDFSELEIPFEMNGGVAKTPRARLVSPLLRVLAIGKADLVRETLDFRVEPKVVATIKGQGDTRKRSGIMVPIRIKGSFSKPSFVPDLGGSLKKTLEGGIQQMLEGKGQEGKQAESPEETIKGIFKSFGIQQ, from the coding sequence ATGATTAAGACATTGAAACGGATGGGAATAATTATTGGGGGGCTGATCGTCCTGCTGATCCTGATTCTGCTCGTAGCTCCCGTTTTTATCGATATACAAAAGTACAAGCCCCGGATCGAGCAGGGAGTGGCCAAGGCCACGGGACGTTCCTTTTCTATTGGAGGAGATCTGGATCTTTCCCTTTTTCCGTGGGCGGGCATTTCATTGACGGATCTTCGCATGGGGAATCCTGAAGGATTCAAGGAAGGGGATTTTCTTACGATAAAGTCCTTCGACATTCGTGTAAAACTTCTTCCTCTTCTCTTCAAGGACATCCAGATCAAGCGTTTCATCATAAACGGCCCGAAACTTTTCTTGGAACGACGGAAGGATGGACGCGCCAATTGGGAAGGCATTGGCAAGGGAAAGGGAACGCCTTCCCCGGGCGGGGAAGAAAGACAAAAAAAGGGGCCTGAAGGGCCAGTGGAAGGACTTCCCATCAAAGGCCTGGCCGTTGGGAAATTTTCCGTTTCCGACGGTGAACTCCTGTGGGTGGATCGGGCCTCAGGAGGCCTTCACGAAATCAAGGAGCTTGCCCTTGAACTCAAGGATGTCTCCCTGGACCGTCCCCTTGGATTGTCCTTTTCGGCTATTGCGGACGGTAAACCCATCTCGATCAAAGGTAAATTGGGCCCTTTGGGGAAAGAACCCGGGAAGGGCCTCCTGTCCCTTGACCTCGTGGTTCAGGCCCTGGAGGAGCTGGATATGACCCTTAAGGGAACGGTCAGGGATGCAGTCGCCGAACGGCCCCAACTGGACCTTGCCCTTCAGATCCGGCCCTTTTCACCCAGGAAGCTGGCGGCTGCCCTGGGAGAGGCCTTCCCCGTCAATACGAGGGACCCAGAGGCCCTGAACTCCATCGGTCTATCCATGCTTGTCAAGGGCGACCCTCGAAATCTGTCGATATCCGATGGAAACCTTTCCCTGGATCAATCCAAGATCGTTTTTTCGGCCAACGTCCGGGACCTATCAAGACCGGACCTGCAGTTCACGGTCAGTATAGACAAGATCGACGTTGACCGATACCTCCCCTCTCAAGGGGATGGAACAGGGGGGGGCGAGAAAAAAGCGCTTCCACAGGGGAAGGGCCGAGAAAAAACCGATTATGGACCTTTGAGAAGGCTGGTACTCGATGGGGAGATCCGGATCGGTGAACTTAAAATAAAGGGTGCGACCCTCAAGAACGTCCGGATCAAGGTGAAAGGCCGAAATGGACTATATACCGTTGATCCTTTCACCTTCAAGGCCTATCAGGGTAACATGGTCAGCAAGGCCTCCTTGGACGTGCGAGGCGATGTTCCAAGGACCCGCCTGAAACTGGAGGGCCGGGATTTCCAGGTCAGGCCGCTCCTCTCCGATGTCCTTGGAAAGGATTTCCTCGAAGGAACCACCCATGCCGTCCTGGACCTGAGCATGGTGGGTGACAAGGCGGACCAGATCAAGCGTACCCTGAAGGGTAAAGGAAATCTCCGGTTTATGAACGGGGCTATTGTAGGTGTGGACCTGAGCGGAATGGTCCAGAACATAAAGGCCGCCTTTGGACTTGCCAAGAGGGACCGAAATACACCTAGAACCGATTTCTCCGAGCTCGAGATCCCCTTTGAGATGAACGGAGGCGTGGCGAAGACCCCGCGGGCACGCCTTGTCTCTCCCCTGCTCCGGGTGCTTGCAATTGGAAAGGCCGATCTTGTCAGGGAAACCCTGGATTTCCGGGTGGAACCCAAAGTGGTCGCGACCATTAAGGGCCAGGGTGATACCCGGAAGCGAAGCGGTATCATGGTTCCCATACGTATCAAGGGCTCATTTTCAAAGCCGTCTTTCGTACCGGATCTCGGAGGAAGCCTCAAGAAAACCCTGGAAGGGGGAATTCAACAGATGCTTGAAGGAAAGGGCCAAGAAGGCAAACAAGCGGAATCACCCGAGGAGACCATCAAGGGGATCTTCAAGAGTTTCGGGATCCAGCAATAG
- a CDS encoding peptidylprolyl isomerase, whose product MAYGRKKRIQAVFLAAFLPLILGTLCWGEEKTLGGEEQVARVNGTVITRKALDREMARVQRSIVTSGRKLSAADLPRLQQRVLESLIDREILYQEGRKKGFRAEEAEVNDQIASLKKKYSTETEYQAALKRVGLNEGSLRKEIEKGLVVKAFLIKEFKKKITVSDEETKAFYDANPRSFTRPEQVRASHILVKVGQGATEAQRAEAQKKIEEIRQRIKKGEDFASLAREYSDCPSKVKGGDLSYFARGQMVKPFEDAAFSLKVGQVSGVVETRFGYHLIKVTDRRPELKLPYEKVKEKVRNYLASRKMTKEVQAYVNGLKKHAKVERNL is encoded by the coding sequence ATGGCCTACGGCCGAAAAAAACGGATTCAGGCGGTTTTTCTGGCAGCCTTTTTGCCGCTTATCCTAGGTACCCTGTGCTGGGGGGAAGAAAAAACCCTTGGGGGGGAAGAGCAAGTCGCCCGGGTAAACGGAACTGTCATCACCCGAAAGGCCTTGGATCGGGAAATGGCGCGGGTACAACGTTCCATCGTCACCAGTGGGAGAAAACTCTCTGCCGCCGACTTGCCGAGACTGCAGCAAAGGGTCCTGGAAAGTCTCATCGATCGCGAGATCCTCTATCAAGAGGGCCGTAAGAAGGGATTTCGAGCGGAAGAGGCCGAAGTAAACGACCAGATCGCCTCCCTGAAGAAAAAGTACTCTACCGAGACCGAATACCAGGCTGCTTTGAAAAGGGTGGGTCTCAATGAGGGGAGTCTTCGAAAGGAAATAGAAAAAGGACTGGTGGTCAAGGCATTTCTCATCAAGGAATTCAAAAAAAAGATCACCGTCTCGGACGAGGAAACAAAGGCCTTCTACGACGCCAATCCCCGATCCTTTACCAGGCCTGAACAGGTTCGTGCGAGCCATATACTCGTAAAGGTCGGACAAGGGGCGACCGAAGCTCAGCGGGCCGAAGCCCAAAAGAAGATTGAGGAGATTCGACAGCGGATCAAGAAGGGAGAAGACTTCGCTTCTCTGGCAAGGGAATATTCGGACTGCCCGAGCAAGGTCAAAGGGGGCGATTTGAGTTATTTTGCCAGAGGACAAATGGTTAAACCCTTTGAAGATGCGGCCTTTTCTCTCAAGGTGGGCCAGGTGAGCGGAGTCGTTGAAACCCGGTTTGGGTACCATTTGATCAAGGTGACGGACCGCAGGCCCGAACTCAAGCTGCCTTATGAAAAGGTAAAGGAGAAGGTCAGGAACTACCTGGCTTCACGGAAAATGACCAAGGAAGTTCAGGCTTATGTAAACGGCCTTAAAAAACACGCCAAGGTCGAAAGGAATCTCTAG
- a CDS encoding CBS domain-containing protein, producing the protein MAMVKDIMTRDVVTLSPEDEITHAAKVLLEKGINGAPVVDDSGKLVGILCQSDLISLQKRLPIPSLFTLLDGFFPLTSMKHVEREIQKISATTVVEAMTPNPLTVTPDMAVEEVATIMVEKNFHTLPVLEEGRLVGIVGKQDVLKTLIRFEGQEAPG; encoded by the coding sequence ATGGCAATGGTAAAAGACATTATGACCCGGGACGTGGTTACCCTTTCACCTGAGGATGAAATCACCCATGCCGCCAAGGTCTTGCTTGAGAAGGGAATCAACGGGGCGCCCGTGGTGGACGACTCGGGCAAATTGGTGGGTATCCTTTGCCAGAGTGATTTGATCAGCCTGCAAAAGCGGCTTCCCATTCCCTCCCTTTTCACGCTCTTGGACGGATTTTTCCCCCTCACCTCCATGAAACACGTTGAAAGGGAGATCCAAAAAATATCTGCAACCACTGTTGTGGAAGCCATGACCCCCAACCCCCTGACCGTGACTCCGGACATGGCGGTCGAGGAAGTGGCTACTATTATGGTGGAAAAAAATTTTCATACCCTCCCAGTCCTGGAGGAGGGGCGGCTCGTGGGAATAGTGGGAAAACAGGATGTCCTGAAGACACTTATTAGATTCGAAGGACAGGAGGCTCCCGGATGA
- a CDS encoding DUF1232 domain-containing protein, producing MASERSGRNGFPTGIFYRLVDNARLAYSMIRDYWEGAYHKMPFWTFASILLGVVYTLSPLDAVPDYIPGLGQIDDALVLGFCLLLLEKDLSAYRRWKMGRSA from the coding sequence ATGGCATCAGAAAGAAGCGGCAGGAACGGTTTCCCCACAGGTATTTTTTACCGGCTCGTGGATAATGCAAGACTCGCTTATTCCATGATCAGGGATTACTGGGAGGGTGCCTACCACAAAATGCCCTTCTGGACTTTCGCTTCCATATTGTTGGGCGTTGTCTATACCCTTAGTCCCTTGGATGCCGTTCCCGATTATATCCCAGGATTGGGCCAGATTGATGATGCCCTGGTGCTGGGGTTCTGCCTTTTGCTTTTGGAAAAGGACCTATCGGCCTATAGGCGGTGGAAAATGGGCCGTTCCGCATAA
- a CDS encoding DUF1573 domain-containing protein: MKKWLIAGVLLLPFLVFAGHPEPRQEKGVEDPSLIKAPMPEVKPTPKKDLTPRVSSAPKMVLDQTIFDYGEVEEGSTITYSFTVSNTGNAPLEISRVAPG, translated from the coding sequence TTGAAAAAATGGCTTATCGCAGGAGTACTTTTGCTTCCTTTTCTCGTATTCGCTGGTCATCCGGAGCCGAGGCAGGAAAAGGGAGTGGAGGATCCATCCCTGATAAAGGCCCCGATGCCGGAGGTTAAGCCGACGCCGAAGAAGGATTTGACACCGAGGGTATCATCGGCCCCGAAGATGGTCCTTGATCAGACAATCTTCGATTACGGCGAAGTGGAGGAAGGGAGCACGATTACTTACAGCTTCACCGTTTCCAACACAGGTAATGCCCCCCTTGAAATCAGTAGGGTGGCCCCCGGGTGA
- a CDS encoding PAS domain S-box protein encodes MRSFDPEQIFRFNAAQEPLIRERVSLILLLGCLLVPLFGWLDYLLYPALFNRFMAYRLVASLCCLLLYLANKNWNLGYKSSYLGISAFYLVGLIIIKMIADTGGYDTSYYAGLNLVFLGFCSVLPLHPKILTFHCILLYLAYIFSVVLICPSDRISLFLGNNMFVFSTLAIALVASVVNHRLRFSEHLLLEELESTRRKLEAYSKSLESTVEESEEKYRLVVDHANDAIFILQEQGITFPNPKALELFGYSEKELLDLSLSDLVFPEDRAWVMAKCQSMMEQGDSPSMESFRAVNKNGDVLWVDMNSVPIRWMGQKASIHFLRDVTERKKLEIELFQAQKMEAVGTLAGGIAHDFNNLLQVISGYLQIVLMNKSSDHPDYHPLSQIEKSAQRAAELTRQLLLYGRRVESELKPIDLNDLVLRVSSLLERVIPKMIRMEMRLAADLMKISADPMQIEQVIMNLVVNARDAMSEGGRITIETKNFTMDKEFCRKHAGVTPGPYVLLTLSDTGSGMSRDVLERIFDPFYTTKEKGKGTGLGLAIVYSIIKNHRGAVTCQSKPGHGTTFHIYLPAALDERVAPSEPGMGDGTFQGNGETILFVDDDKDLLELTREMLETYNYKAISAETGEEGLEVYQKHMDIIDLVILDLNMPGMGGAKCLEELLRINPGLKVIIATGYLQDGQKEELLKAGASAYVAKPYRFETILREIKVLLQKAGSS; translated from the coding sequence GTGCGTTCATTCGATCCTGAACAAATTTTCCGTTTCAACGCGGCACAAGAGCCCCTCATAAGGGAGCGGGTCAGCCTTATTCTATTGCTCGGATGCCTGCTGGTGCCCCTTTTCGGGTGGTTGGATTACTTGCTCTACCCAGCCCTTTTCAATCGTTTCATGGCTTACAGGCTAGTCGCGTCCCTCTGCTGCCTGCTTCTCTATCTTGCAAATAAAAATTGGAACCTGGGATATAAAAGTTCCTACCTCGGCATCTCGGCCTTCTACCTGGTGGGCCTGATCATCATCAAGATGATCGCCGACACGGGCGGTTATGATACTTCTTATTATGCCGGCCTAAACCTGGTATTCCTGGGTTTTTGCTCGGTCCTTCCTCTCCATCCCAAGATCCTGACCTTTCACTGTATTCTTCTCTATCTAGCTTACATTTTCTCGGTTGTCCTGATCTGTCCTTCGGACCGGATTTCCCTTTTCCTCGGAAACAACATGTTCGTGTTCTCAACCTTGGCCATCGCCCTCGTAGCCTCTGTAGTAAACCACAGGCTCCGGTTCAGCGAACATCTGCTCCTGGAGGAACTGGAATCGACCCGCAGGAAACTCGAGGCCTATTCCAAAAGCCTGGAGAGTACGGTAGAAGAATCCGAAGAGAAGTACAGGCTGGTGGTAGATCATGCCAATGACGCCATCTTCATCCTGCAGGAACAAGGCATCACTTTTCCCAATCCCAAGGCCTTGGAACTCTTCGGCTATTCCGAAAAAGAACTGCTTGACCTCTCCCTTTCGGATCTTGTCTTCCCGGAAGACCGTGCCTGGGTCATGGCCAAGTGCCAGAGCATGATGGAACAGGGAGACTCTCCCTCCATGGAATCCTTCCGGGCGGTCAACAAAAATGGGGATGTACTTTGGGTGGACATGAACTCGGTTCCCATCCGGTGGATGGGACAAAAGGCCTCCATCCATTTTCTCAGGGATGTCACTGAACGAAAGAAGTTGGAGATCGAACTTTTCCAGGCCCAGAAGATGGAGGCCGTCGGGACCCTGGCCGGTGGGATCGCCCACGATTTCAACAATCTCCTTCAGGTGATCTCGGGCTATCTTCAGATCGTCCTGATGAACAAGTCCTCCGACCATCCGGATTACCATCCCCTCAGCCAGATCGAAAAATCGGCCCAGAGGGCTGCTGAACTCACCCGGCAACTCCTTCTCTACGGCCGAAGAGTGGAAAGCGAACTCAAGCCTATCGACCTCAACGATCTCGTGTTGAGGGTATCTTCCCTCCTGGAACGGGTCATTCCCAAGATGATCCGCATGGAAATGCGCCTTGCCGCGGATCTCATGAAGATCAGCGCGGATCCGATGCAGATCGAGCAGGTCATCATGAATCTCGTTGTCAATGCCAGGGATGCCATGAGTGAGGGGGGAAGGATCACCATCGAAACGAAAAACTTCACTATGGACAAGGAATTCTGCCGAAAACATGCCGGTGTCACCCCGGGGCCTTACGTCCTCCTCACCCTCTCAGACACGGGCTCCGGCATGTCCCGTGATGTTCTCGAACGTATATTCGACCCCTTTTACACGACCAAGGAAAAAGGCAAAGGGACAGGACTCGGACTTGCCATTGTTTACAGCATCATTAAGAACCACAGAGGAGCCGTCACCTGTCAAAGTAAGCCCGGTCACGGGACGACTTTTCACATTTACCTTCCAGCGGCCCTGGATGAAAGGGTGGCGCCAAGCGAACCAGGGATGGGGGACGGGACCTTTCAGGGAAACGGGGAGACCATCCTCTTCGTGGATGACGACAAAGATCTTCTCGAACTCACCAGGGAAATGCTGGAGACCTATAATTACAAGGCTATCAGCGCGGAAACCGGGGAAGAAGGCCTCGAGGTCTATCAAAAACACATGGATATCATTGATCTTGTAATTCTAGACCTGAATATGCCGGGTATGGGTGGGGCCAAGTGTTTGGAAGAACTTCTCCGTATCAATCCCGGCCTCAAGGTCATCATAGCCACCGGGTACCTTCAGGACGGACAGAAAGAGGAATTGCTCAAGGCAGGGGCCTCGGCCTATGTGGCCAAACCTTACCGATTCGAAACCATTCTGAGGGAGATCAAGGTCCTTCTGCAAAAAGCAGGCTCCTCATGA
- a CDS encoding cyclic nucleotide-binding domain-containing protein has translation MISVETAVPLSAGWGLANRNDIIENLLPYAAEAWYGKDDEITVGGEQSHSLYYVQEGSVEVSHTLGDTKIVVALIGAGDFFGEIGFFEGASRVRDIRAIEPSLIRIFDQGTLLKIQRNDPILYGDFLGLLAQNICGKFRRILAEREPLTAYAASLTSGGKNFQQSTPIPHSFFQSPEWPFVNRVVEKFKARFYDLSYRLQEDSGGRIPTPLRDECFGVLDRFNEQIQAAMDRWDGPRISEYGWGYIFKEIFPYFMRSRFAERAYFKPRGYAGDFEMMERIYRNKPEGDGKLGVLVDDWCLQSAAARAVRGRRKLLCTLLSDLCHGSATLGRPVKVMNLACGSNRELFDFLRHHHEDSEYIEATCIDADPQALEYTSRHVDAFPHKASIRLMNDNVIRWSLGRVRHDYGPQDIIYCAGLADYLEPRLFVALITRCYHQLKPGGTLIIGNFGPRNPNRAFMDHILHWRLLYRSEKELRELFAQSPFGAGIELLKEEQGLNLFAVARKEKI, from the coding sequence ATGATCAGCGTAGAAACGGCCGTTCCTCTTTCTGCGGGTTGGGGCCTGGCTAACCGAAACGATATTATCGAAAACTTGCTGCCATACGCCGCGGAGGCGTGGTACGGCAAGGACGATGAGATCACCGTAGGCGGGGAACAATCCCACTCCCTCTATTATGTACAGGAAGGGTCTGTGGAAGTCTCCCATACCCTCGGCGATACCAAAATCGTAGTGGCCCTTATCGGTGCGGGTGATTTTTTCGGTGAGATCGGCTTCTTCGAAGGGGCCTCCAGGGTAAGGGATATAAGGGCCATTGAGCCATCCTTGATTCGAATCTTTGATCAAGGGACCCTGCTCAAAATCCAGCGGAATGATCCGATCCTTTACGGTGACTTTCTGGGCCTTCTTGCTCAAAATATCTGCGGGAAATTCCGGAGGATACTGGCTGAGAGGGAACCCCTGACCGCTTATGCCGCCTCCCTGACATCCGGGGGAAAAAATTTCCAACAGTCGACCCCTATCCCACATTCCTTTTTCCAGAGCCCCGAGTGGCCCTTTGTCAACAGGGTCGTGGAAAAATTCAAGGCCCGTTTCTACGATCTATCCTATCGGCTCCAGGAAGACTCGGGGGGGCGGATTCCCACTCCTTTACGGGATGAATGTTTCGGAGTCCTTGATCGTTTCAACGAGCAAATCCAGGCCGCCATGGATCGGTGGGACGGTCCCCGCATTTCCGAATACGGATGGGGATACATCTTCAAGGAAATCTTTCCCTACTTCATGCGAAGCCGTTTCGCCGAAAGGGCCTACTTCAAACCCAGGGGATATGCCGGTGATTTTGAGATGATGGAGAGGATTTACAGAAATAAACCTGAAGGGGACGGCAAGTTGGGTGTCCTTGTGGACGATTGGTGTCTTCAGAGTGCCGCGGCCAGAGCCGTCCGGGGTCGACGCAAACTTCTCTGCACCCTGCTCTCTGATCTTTGCCACGGATCGGCCACCCTCGGCCGTCCGGTGAAGGTCATGAATCTTGCCTGCGGATCCAACCGGGAACTTTTTGATTTCCTCCGCCACCATCATGAAGATTCTGAATACATTGAAGCCACCTGTATAGACGCCGACCCCCAGGCCCTTGAGTATACATCCCGGCATGTGGACGCCTTCCCCCACAAGGCCTCCATCCGCCTTATGAACGACAACGTCATCAGGTGGTCCCTGGGCAGGGTCCGACACGACTACGGTCCCCAGGACATCATTTACTGTGCGGGACTTGCGGACTACCTTGAACCGAGGCTGTTCGTGGCCCTTATCACCCGTTGTTATCACCAGTTAAAGCCGGGCGGCACCCTGATCATCGGAAATTTCGGCCCCCGGAACCCCAACCGGGCCTTCATGGACCACATTCTTCATTGGCGGCTGCTCTACAGGTCCGAAAAAGAGCTAAGGGAACTTTTCGCTCAAAGCCCCTTCGGGGCAGGCATTGAATTGTTGAAAGAGGAGCAGGGGCTGAATCTTTTCGCGGTAGCAAGGAAAGAAAAGATTTGA
- a CDS encoding lysophospholipid acyltransferase family protein, giving the protein MIVYRLLSILIHGMALIPLPVGRVLGKGLGRLFPILPTSRTSIVLENIRRAFPGTEWAKNPKKLLRKVYLHFGQMLFEVPHILRMNPANMDRYVLFEGKEILERVLAKGKGCFLLTAHFGNWEMMSAAVTLLFPRLAIVVRPIDFAPLDRLISEIRTRFGTEIIPKRKAMRQVLKAIKEKKNVGILLDQNVDWYEGVFVDFLGRRACTNKGLARLALKTGAPVVPVFSVRQGDGRIKIIFEPELTPIKSGDKTRDVEEATIRFTKVIENYIRKHPDHWFWFHRRWKTRPYCRIPESKGYSTFPPARGMGGG; this is encoded by the coding sequence ATGATAGTTTACAGGCTTCTCTCCATATTGATCCATGGGATGGCCCTTATTCCCCTGCCCGTCGGCAGGGTGCTGGGCAAGGGATTGGGCCGCCTCTTCCCGATTCTGCCTACATCCAGGACCTCCATCGTCCTGGAAAACATCCGCCGGGCCTTTCCCGGGACCGAATGGGCGAAAAACCCCAAAAAACTCCTGCGAAAAGTCTATCTCCATTTCGGGCAGATGTTGTTCGAAGTACCCCACATTCTCAGGATGAATCCCGCCAACATGGATCGCTACGTGCTTTTCGAGGGAAAGGAGATTCTTGAAAGGGTGCTTGCCAAAGGAAAAGGATGTTTCCTCCTCACAGCCCATTTCGGAAATTGGGAAATGATGTCGGCGGCCGTCACCCTTCTCTTCCCCCGTCTCGCCATCGTGGTCAGGCCCATCGACTTCGCTCCTCTTGACCGCCTGATCAGTGAGATCCGGACCCGCTTCGGGACCGAGATCATCCCCAAACGAAAGGCCATGAGGCAGGTGCTTAAGGCCATCAAGGAGAAAAAAAACGTAGGGATTCTCCTGGACCAAAACGTGGACTGGTATGAAGGTGTCTTCGTGGATTTTCTCGGCCGAAGGGCTTGCACCAACAAGGGACTGGCCCGCTTGGCACTAAAAACCGGCGCCCCCGTCGTGCCGGTCTTTTCCGTGAGGCAGGGTGACGGACGAATAAAAATCATATTCGAGCCCGAGCTCACCCCGATCAAGAGCGGGGACAAGACCAGGGACGTGGAGGAGGCCACCATCCGTTTCACCAAGGTAATCGAAAATTATATCCGCAAGCACCCCGACCACTGGTTCTGGTTTCACCGGCGATGGAAGACCCGCCCATACTGCAGGATTCCCGAATCCAAGGGGTACAGCACCTTCCCACCAGCCAGAGGCATGGGCGGGGGATGA